In one Pseudomonas fitomaticsae genomic region, the following are encoded:
- a CDS encoding type VI secretion system protein, translated as MSTLTIVAWVVAILLLLVIIAVAVWWLRTQSGAAIRSFYAAVRHMEQEQGAHDRYQMPWLLMLGDETQGTQLATQWRLQPTDKPAWFGRWWSDSEGAVLVVPQALFLPEEGMHLQRGGWWRLLGLILRLRSKRPLDGVIWTVPVSRLSNLEQATQLGLAARRRFIDLLQRFGLSLPVYVVITGLEELPGFQELISALPDEARDRTLGWSSPYARDAVWQGQWSDQALDRLHRAVAEAVIEIGTLSGQLSADLYALPERLETLRRGLQNVLEPVFQGNAQGEAPCFRGVYLTANQPAEDALDGFSADDSGLQQSAFVRQLWRQRIVGERGLAQGVPRLLRLRQRWQRVTAGVALVIGVGWAVAMLWVWQASVKDAHELARLLHGAQKNYVAVIDDEHRVEPTRRNVQNFWRVLERAPHWHYVSLAFPTSWFSSLDVRLEQEVFRSTQRHMLQPLHELLVAELAKIKAIRETDRRTSVESEDPAQWQNYQKATDLVERALRLEQQNQLFAQVQNNQRAPLEDLAQLSNSALSLNLNAGTLPHAAYYNRLLVASDGGDLQALDLSVERPLIVSNFTGLMERWLDQYFLADNFVSKAGYLKLHLEQLEAGSGNSLPELEELRALIDDLHAAIALTNSTWSRGKGQELVLGYREFLDKVRKSSLLGPTVEQQLDAQAGKLQQSFRDQWIAQVGSRGNLLVQQGSGQLALQDQVVKLDNAVQALFKRDFVSIALRASQDSVNRQGQTVDSDDLNESLNYFASYKSYVAEELPRIPPDYRDALLKAAETAAAQAMWLSLKDHDDQTHPYEVFNVQAVQAMNLQKAFVEVHRADLAALLQGALNRRAMAQIVGGLNEITEQPLFGGRTEISQWDGSKNLGLQLYGASDVQELKLSLKQQFNTMLGIIERRAPALEWLKTQQGNLSALDYERVTQFSALNDDLLKYKESNPASSPAQIEQLVSRDFIEMDTGSCVQMLQTANVNGGRGTLAMRAVELQQSALQRCQFLQQQQAATAWNELATYFNQYLADRFPFANGVQAQDADPARVQHFLEIIDKRLPVAQAGLVLSQTPERLAAEDFLNRVKQASVWLTPLFVRDKSGILGVELDVRWRTDREEEKGADQVIAWGLLAGNQQISYPAADQPNLRWMPGQPIRLTLRWARNGKERPVNDPLQPNLVVRDLEAGWEYGGPWSLLRLMRAHFSVQRQPSMDYTDFPLSLRLPVTAQNDSVTSEFTRMFVRVSLMSQGSKLPLSIPPLPTRAPRSPFQVTGSQKEDL; from the coding sequence TCCGATTCCGAAGGCGCGGTGCTGGTGGTGCCGCAGGCGCTGTTTCTGCCGGAAGAAGGCATGCACCTGCAACGCGGTGGCTGGTGGCGTCTGCTGGGGTTGATCCTGCGCCTGCGCAGCAAGCGTCCGCTGGACGGGGTGATCTGGACGGTGCCGGTCAGTCGGTTGAGCAATCTGGAACAGGCCACGCAACTGGGACTGGCGGCACGTCGGCGTTTTATCGATCTGTTGCAGCGTTTTGGTCTGAGCCTGCCGGTGTACGTGGTCATCACCGGGCTGGAAGAACTGCCGGGATTTCAGGAACTGATCAGCGCCTTGCCGGACGAGGCTCGCGATCGCACCTTGGGCTGGTCGTCGCCCTATGCGCGCGATGCGGTGTGGCAGGGGCAATGGAGCGATCAGGCGCTGGATCGGTTGCATCGTGCGGTGGCGGAAGCGGTGATCGAAATCGGCACCTTGTCCGGGCAGCTGAGTGCTGACCTGTACGCCTTGCCAGAGCGTCTGGAAACCCTGCGCCGTGGTTTGCAGAACGTCCTTGAACCGGTGTTTCAAGGCAACGCCCAGGGCGAGGCACCGTGTTTTCGTGGGGTTTACCTGACGGCCAATCAGCCGGCCGAGGATGCGCTGGATGGTTTTTCTGCCGATGACAGCGGCCTGCAGCAAAGTGCGTTTGTCCGTCAATTGTGGCGCCAGCGGATAGTCGGCGAACGCGGACTGGCCCAGGGTGTGCCGCGACTGTTGCGCCTGCGTCAGCGCTGGCAGCGAGTGACCGCCGGGGTGGCGCTGGTGATCGGCGTGGGGTGGGCAGTGGCGATGCTCTGGGTCTGGCAGGCGTCGGTCAAGGATGCCCATGAACTGGCGCGGCTGCTGCACGGCGCGCAGAAGAATTACGTGGCAGTCATCGACGACGAACATCGGGTCGAGCCGACCCGGCGCAACGTGCAGAATTTCTGGCGGGTGCTGGAGCGGGCGCCGCACTGGCACTACGTTTCGCTGGCCTTTCCGACGTCGTGGTTTTCCTCGCTGGACGTGCGACTCGAACAGGAAGTGTTCAGGTCGACTCAGCGCCACATGCTGCAACCGCTGCACGAACTGCTGGTCGCGGAGCTGGCGAAAATCAAGGCGATCCGCGAAACCGACCGGCGCACCAGCGTCGAAAGCGAAGACCCGGCGCAGTGGCAGAATTATCAGAAGGCTACGGATCTGGTCGAGCGAGCCTTGCGTCTGGAACAACAGAACCAGTTGTTCGCCCAGGTGCAGAACAATCAGCGGGCGCCACTGGAGGATCTGGCGCAACTGAGCAACAGCGCGCTGTCGCTGAACCTCAACGCCGGCACTTTGCCCCACGCCGCCTACTACAACCGGCTGCTCGTGGCCAGTGATGGCGGCGACTTGCAGGCGCTGGATCTGAGCGTTGAACGACCGCTGATCGTGAGCAATTTCACCGGGCTGATGGAGCGCTGGCTCGATCAGTATTTTCTGGCGGACAACTTCGTCAGCAAGGCCGGCTACCTGAAATTGCACCTGGAACAACTTGAAGCCGGCAGTGGCAACAGCCTGCCCGAACTGGAAGAGCTGCGAGCGCTGATCGATGACCTGCATGCGGCGATTGCCCTGACCAACTCGACCTGGAGTCGCGGCAAGGGCCAGGAGCTGGTGCTGGGTTATCGCGAGTTTCTCGACAAGGTGCGCAAGAGTTCATTGCTGGGCCCGACGGTCGAACAGCAGCTCGATGCACAGGCCGGCAAGTTGCAGCAGAGTTTTCGCGATCAATGGATCGCCCAGGTGGGTTCGCGGGGCAATTTGCTGGTGCAGCAGGGCAGCGGGCAACTGGCGCTGCAGGATCAGGTCGTCAAGCTCGACAATGCCGTGCAGGCGCTGTTCAAGCGCGACTTCGTTTCGATTGCGCTACGGGCGAGCCAGGACAGCGTCAACCGGCAAGGCCAGACCGTGGACAGTGATGACCTTAATGAGTCACTGAATTATTTCGCCAGCTATAAGAGCTACGTCGCCGAAGAGCTGCCGCGGATTCCGCCGGACTATCGCGACGCATTGCTGAAAGCGGCCGAAACCGCCGCCGCGCAGGCGATGTGGTTGAGTCTCAAGGATCACGATGACCAGACTCATCCCTACGAGGTGTTCAACGTGCAGGCCGTGCAGGCAATGAACCTGCAAAAGGCTTTTGTCGAGGTGCATCGTGCCGATCTGGCGGCGCTTTTGCAGGGTGCGTTGAACCGCCGCGCCATGGCGCAGATTGTCGGCGGTCTGAATGAGATTACCGAGCAGCCGTTGTTCGGAGGCCGTACGGAAATCAGCCAGTGGGACGGTTCGAAAAACCTCGGTTTGCAACTCTACGGCGCCAGCGACGTGCAGGAGCTGAAGCTGAGTCTCAAGCAGCAATTCAACACCATGCTCGGCATCATTGAGCGTCGTGCCCCGGCCCTGGAATGGTTGAAGACCCAGCAGGGCAATCTGTCGGCGCTCGACTACGAGCGCGTGACCCAGTTCAGCGCGCTGAACGATGACTTGCTCAAGTACAAGGAGTCGAACCCGGCCAGTTCGCCGGCGCAGATCGAACAACTGGTCAGCCGTGATTTCATTGAAATGGACACCGGCTCCTGCGTGCAGATGTTGCAGACGGCCAATGTGAACGGCGGGCGTGGCACCCTGGCGATGCGCGCGGTGGAGTTGCAACAATCGGCCCTGCAACGCTGCCAGTTTCTGCAACAGCAACAGGCGGCCACCGCGTGGAACGAGCTGGCCACCTATTTCAATCAATACCTGGCCGACCGCTTTCCGTTTGCCAATGGCGTGCAGGCCCAGGATGCCGACCCGGCGCGGGTTCAGCACTTTCTGGAAATCATCGACAAGCGCTTGCCGGTGGCCCAGGCCGGACTGGTCCTGAGCCAGACCCCGGAGCGGCTGGCGGCAGAAGATTTTCTCAACCGGGTGAAGCAGGCCAGCGTCTGGCTGACCCCGCTGTTCGTGCGGGACAAGAGCGGCATTCTCGGCGTCGAGCTGGACGTGCGCTGGCGTACCGATCGCGAGGAAGAGAAGGGCGCCGATCAGGTGATTGCCTGGGGCTTGCTGGCCGGCAATCAGCAGATCAGCTATCCCGCCGCCGATCAGCCGAACCTGCGCTGGATGCCTGGTCAACCGATTCGCCTGACCTTGCGATGGGCGCGCAACGGCAAGGAGCGTCCGGTCAACGACCCGCTGCAACCGAACCTGGTGGTGCGTGATCTGGAGGCCGGTTGGGAGTATGGCGGGCCGTGGTCGCTGCTGCGCCTGATGCGCGCGCACTTCTCGGTGCAGCGCCAGCCAAGCATGGATTACACCGATTTTCCGCTGAGCCTGCGTCTGCCGGTCACCGCGCAGAACGACAGCGTCACCAGCGAATTCACCCGGATGTTCGTACGCGTTTCGCTGATGAGCCAGGGCTCGAAACTGCCGTTGTCGATTCCGCCGTTGCCGACCCGCGCGCCGCGTTCACCGTTCCAGGTGACCGGATCGCAGAAGGAGGATTTGTGA